In a single window of the Pontibacter russatus genome:
- a CDS encoding RagB/SusD family nutrient uptake outer membrane protein — translation MKRYKLRNVLAVASVASLLVGGQACTDLDAEVFDRAEASKFPANEEELLSTVGSTYGQLRGFLDPVLVLNEATTDELVVPTRGPDWYDNGSWQQMARHEWSPVSPGQINGSWEWAYRVIAGANINLAALEESTLDVEGKEAIIGELRMLRAFAYFWLMDMFGNVPIITEDTPAGNPPQNTRQEVYAFVEKEITEALPSLKDEAGVVAYSRFTKGAANAMLAKLYLNAEVYTGTPQWQKALDAANAVMSAEAGYSLNPEYLENFAVNNGSNTDTYEENIFAIPYDKVLAGGMNMHMRTLHYAQGAAYGLSSNPWNGFATRAEFYNMYSDEDKRKAMWLEGPQPSASGDVITFVDAVDGKLKELNFTPQITSLEKAFGNEGVRNVKYEVQRNNTRNDQDNDLVVLRYADVLLMKAEALLQLGQTAEALALVNEVRARAGVDPLSTLTSDILLEERGRELAWEGWRRNDLIRFGKYISGTWEFKNASEPYRDLFPIPSQQLSNNPNLKQNPGY, via the coding sequence ATGAAAAGATATAAATTAAGGAATGTGCTGGCTGTTGCATCCGTAGCGAGTTTGCTAGTGGGTGGGCAGGCCTGTACTGATTTGGACGCAGAGGTTTTTGACAGGGCAGAGGCCAGTAAATTCCCTGCAAATGAGGAAGAACTCCTGTCGACAGTGGGCTCTACCTACGGGCAGTTGCGCGGTTTCCTGGATCCGGTGCTTGTGCTGAACGAGGCCACAACCGACGAACTGGTGGTGCCAACCCGCGGCCCTGACTGGTACGACAACGGATCTTGGCAGCAAATGGCGCGGCATGAGTGGTCGCCGGTATCGCCTGGCCAAATCAACGGCTCATGGGAGTGGGCCTACAGAGTAATCGCCGGAGCAAACATCAACCTGGCTGCCCTTGAGGAGAGTACACTTGACGTGGAGGGAAAGGAGGCAATTATTGGTGAACTACGGATGCTGCGCGCGTTCGCCTACTTCTGGCTGATGGACATGTTTGGCAATGTACCTATCATCACCGAAGACACTCCTGCCGGAAACCCCCCACAGAACACGCGACAGGAGGTATATGCCTTCGTTGAAAAGGAGATAACGGAGGCTCTGCCTTCCCTGAAGGATGAGGCCGGTGTGGTAGCCTACAGCCGTTTCACCAAGGGCGCTGCCAATGCCATGCTGGCCAAACTGTACCTGAACGCAGAAGTGTACACCGGCACGCCGCAGTGGCAGAAGGCGCTGGATGCAGCGAACGCTGTCATGAGCGCAGAAGCAGGTTATAGCCTGAACCCGGAGTACCTGGAAAACTTCGCAGTGAACAATGGCAGCAACACGGATACGTATGAGGAGAACATTTTTGCCATTCCTTATGATAAAGTGCTGGCGGGCGGCATGAACATGCACATGCGGACCCTGCACTACGCACAAGGCGCTGCCTATGGCCTGTCTTCCAACCCGTGGAATGGCTTTGCGACCAGAGCAGAGTTTTACAACATGTACTCGGACGAAGACAAACGTAAGGCGATGTGGCTGGAAGGGCCGCAGCCGAGTGCCTCAGGAGATGTGATTACCTTTGTAGATGCAGTAGACGGTAAGCTGAAGGAGCTCAATTTCACGCCGCAGATCACTTCACTGGAGAAGGCTTTTGGCAACGAGGGCGTCCGAAACGTGAAGTACGAGGTGCAGCGGAATAACACCCGCAACGATCAGGACAATGACCTGGTAGTTTTGCGCTACGCGGACGTGCTGCTGATGAAAGCCGAGGCGCTGCTCCAGTTGGGACAGACTGCGGAGGCCCTTGCCCTGGTGAACGAAGTGCGCGCGCGCGCTGGCGTAGATCCACTGAGTACGCTGACATCGGATATCCTGCTGGAAGAGCGTGGCAGAGAGTTAGCCTGGGAGGGCTGGCGCCGGAACGACCTTATACGCTTCGGAAAGTACATCAGCGGCACCTGGGAGTTTAAGAACGCAAGCGAGCCTTACCGCGACCTCTTCCCGATTCCGTCGCAGCAGCTCTCTAACAACCCTAACTTAAAGCAGAACCCTGGGTATTAG
- a CDS encoding VCBS repeat-containing protein, with protein sequence MALKYTQPLSFTLIFCACLACSKKEAQDQDTLFQELSATRTNVDFINKVESSKEMNIFNYRNFYNGGGVAIGDINNDGLPDIYLTANTGKNHLYLNKGNLQFEDITEQAGIGGNQAWSTGVTMADVNGDGNLDIYVCNAGEVNGDNRKNELFINNGAEGKGVPAFTEQAMAYGLDDEGYSTHATFFDYDRDGDLDVYLLNNSSYPVGSLGFTNLRERRDELGGDKLLRNDDGKFTDVSEAAGIYGSLIGFGLGITVGDVNNDNWPDIFISNDFYERDYLYINNQNGTFAEASKDWMQHESLSSMGADIADLNNDGNQDIFVTDMLPGNDIRLKKTSVYENYDLQQLKLSRDFHYQYMQNMLHLNNGDSTFSEVARLAGVHATDWSWGALLFDMDNDGLKDIFVANGIYQDLTDQDFVNFLGNEETMQKAVEGGGYDYNKELISKMSSTPIPNYAFRNQGNLQFENQAEAWGLGTPGFSNGAAYGDLDNDGDLDLVVNNVNMPVSIYQNKTSETLKNHFLRVKLQGTGKNLDGIGAKVYVYQPDKTVYLQQMPNRGFESSVDLTLVFGLGKEAVIDSVKVIWPDDKMQVLTDVKPDRDITLNYREANELYIPEAAKPAGPFYDATQEVQLAYTHQESNFVDYNRDALLKQMYSTQGPAVAVGDVTGDGLEDVYMGGASGSVKKLFVQQPDGTFKESATIAFGENTASEDVAATFFDADKDGDLDLVVVTGSNEFDAGAPQLLDRLYINDGKGNLKQEDRLPNITTNASCVAAEDFDRDGDLDLFIGGRMVPGGYGYDAASYLYINDGTGSFKNYTKRYLPANELGMVTDAAWADLNGDKYPELVVVGDWMPVTIYTNNKGRSLSEKHEVPNSSGWWNAIEAADTDGDGDMDFVLGNLGRNSRMTASESKPVELYVHDFENNGTVEQIINCYTEDGKAYPMVLKQDLQRQVPSIKKKFVKYTDYAGKQLHEMLPEEELKAAVVKQVVNPNSSLLINKGNMQFALEALPVEAQFSPVHGIETMDYNHDGHLDILLAGNFFDVLPEIGRYDANYGLLLEGTGEGRFKVRSPKESGFFTEGQVRDMQRVKGANGQSYILLAKNNAKLQVFSLRRQ encoded by the coding sequence ATGGCTTTAAAATACACACAGCCCCTTTCTTTTACCCTTATCTTTTGCGCGTGCCTCGCCTGCAGTAAAAAAGAAGCGCAGGACCAGGACACGCTGTTCCAGGAGCTTTCTGCCACCCGCACGAACGTGGACTTCATCAACAAAGTGGAGAGCTCGAAGGAGATGAACATCTTCAACTACCGCAATTTCTACAACGGCGGCGGCGTGGCCATCGGCGACATCAACAACGACGGCCTGCCGGATATATACCTCACCGCCAACACCGGCAAAAACCACCTGTACCTGAACAAAGGCAACCTACAATTTGAGGACATTACGGAGCAGGCGGGCATAGGCGGCAACCAGGCCTGGAGCACGGGCGTGACCATGGCCGATGTGAACGGCGACGGCAACCTGGACATATATGTCTGCAACGCGGGCGAGGTAAACGGCGACAACCGGAAGAACGAGCTCTTTATCAACAACGGTGCTGAAGGCAAGGGCGTACCGGCATTTACAGAGCAGGCCATGGCCTATGGCCTGGATGATGAAGGCTACTCCACCCACGCCACCTTCTTCGACTATGACCGGGATGGCGACTTGGACGTGTACCTCCTGAACAACAGTTCTTACCCGGTGGGCAGCCTTGGCTTCACGAACCTGCGCGAGCGGCGGGATGAACTTGGCGGCGATAAACTGCTGCGGAACGACGACGGGAAATTTACCGATGTGAGCGAGGCCGCCGGTATATATGGCAGCCTCATCGGCTTCGGCCTGGGCATCACCGTCGGCGACGTGAACAACGACAACTGGCCCGACATCTTCATTTCCAACGACTTTTACGAGCGCGACTATCTATATATAAACAACCAAAACGGCACCTTTGCCGAGGCCAGCAAAGACTGGATGCAGCACGAGAGCCTGTCCTCGATGGGCGCTGACATCGCCGACCTCAACAACGACGGCAACCAGGATATCTTTGTCACGGACATGCTGCCGGGAAACGATATCCGGCTGAAGAAGACCTCGGTGTATGAGAATTACGACCTGCAGCAGCTCAAGCTCTCCCGCGACTTCCATTACCAGTACATGCAGAACATGCTGCACCTCAACAACGGCGACAGCACCTTCAGCGAAGTAGCCCGGCTGGCAGGCGTACACGCCACCGACTGGAGCTGGGGTGCCCTGCTGTTTGATATGGACAACGACGGCCTGAAGGACATCTTCGTGGCCAATGGCATCTACCAGGACCTGACGGACCAGGACTTTGTGAACTTCCTCGGAAACGAAGAAACCATGCAGAAGGCGGTGGAAGGCGGCGGGTACGATTATAACAAAGAGCTCATCTCGAAGATGTCGTCCACACCAATTCCTAATTATGCTTTCCGGAACCAGGGCAACCTGCAGTTTGAAAACCAGGCGGAGGCGTGGGGCCTGGGTACACCGGGTTTCTCCAACGGCGCCGCCTACGGCGACCTCGACAACGACGGCGACCTGGACCTGGTGGTGAACAACGTGAACATGCCCGTCTCCATTTACCAAAATAAAACCTCTGAAACGCTTAAAAACCATTTCCTGCGCGTGAAGCTGCAGGGCACCGGCAAAAATCTGGATGGCATCGGGGCCAAGGTGTATGTGTACCAGCCTGACAAAACCGTCTATCTGCAGCAGATGCCAAACCGGGGCTTCGAATCGTCGGTGGACCTGACGCTGGTATTTGGCCTAGGCAAGGAAGCTGTCATTGACTCCGTGAAAGTCATATGGCCGGACGATAAAATGCAGGTGCTGACAGACGTGAAACCGGACCGGGATATTACCTTGAATTACCGGGAAGCCAACGAGCTATATATACCGGAAGCGGCAAAACCGGCCGGGCCTTTTTATGACGCCACGCAGGAAGTGCAACTGGCCTATACGCACCAGGAAAGTAACTTTGTGGACTATAACCGTGATGCCCTGCTCAAGCAGATGTACTCCACGCAGGGCCCCGCCGTGGCCGTGGGCGACGTGACCGGCGACGGGCTGGAGGATGTATATATGGGCGGCGCCTCCGGCAGTGTAAAGAAACTCTTCGTGCAGCAGCCGGACGGCACATTTAAGGAAAGCGCCACAATTGCTTTTGGTGAAAACACCGCTTCGGAGGATGTGGCGGCCACGTTTTTTGATGCGGACAAAGACGGCGACCTGGACCTGGTGGTAGTGACCGGCAGCAACGAGTTTGACGCTGGCGCCCCGCAACTCCTGGACCGGCTTTACATCAACGATGGCAAAGGAAACCTGAAGCAGGAGGACCGGCTGCCGAACATCACCACCAATGCCTCGTGCGTAGCCGCGGAAGATTTCGACCGGGACGGCGACCTGGACCTGTTCATCGGGGGTCGGATGGTGCCAGGCGGCTACGGGTACGACGCAGCGAGCTATTTATATATAAACGACGGCACCGGCAGTTTTAAAAACTATACCAAGCGCTACCTGCCCGCAAACGAACTGGGCATGGTAACGGATGCTGCCTGGGCCGACCTGAATGGGGACAAATACCCGGAACTGGTGGTGGTGGGAGACTGGATGCCTGTCACCATATATACCAACAACAAGGGCCGCAGCCTGAGCGAAAAACACGAAGTGCCGAACTCCTCCGGGTGGTGGAACGCCATCGAAGCAGCCGATACGGACGGCGACGGGGATATGGATTTTGTGCTGGGCAACCTGGGCCGGAACAGCCGCATGACAGCCAGCGAAAGCAAGCCGGTTGAGCTGTATGTGCATGATTTCGAAAATAACGGCACCGTGGAGCAAATCATCAACTGCTACACCGAAGACGGCAAAGCCTATCCCATGGTGCTGAAGCAGGATTTGCAGCGGCAGGTGCCGAGCATCAAGAAGAAGTTCGTGAAGTACACCGACTACGCGGGCAAGCAGCTGCACGAGATGCTGCCGGAGGAGGAACTGAAAGCAGCGGTGGTGAAGCAGGTAGTCAACCCCAATTCCTCGCTCCTGATAAACAAGGGCAACATGCAATTTGCGCTGGAGGCGCTGCCGGTAGAGGCGCAGTTCTCCCCGGTGCATGGCATTGAGACAATGGATTACAACCACGACGGTCACCTCGACATCCTGCTGGCGGGCAACTTCTTCGATGTGCTGCCGGAAATCGGGCGGTACGATGCCAATTACGGCCTGCTGCTGGAAGGCACGGGCGAAGGCCGGTTTAAAGTGCGGAGCCCGAAGGAGTCCGGTTTTTTCACGGAAGGGCAGGTGCGGGACATGCAGCGGGTGAAAGGAGCGAACGGACAGAGTTATATCCTGCTCGCCAAAAACAACGCCAAGCTGCAGGTCTTCAGCCTCCGGAGGCAGTAG
- a CDS encoding VCBS repeat-containing protein, translated as MQHLFTRYIKHRQSLRGVGSIFAFALATAASLTGCQPKANVAEHALFEPLDSTQTHISFTNQLQDTDQLNILSYLYFYNGAGVAAGDLNNDGQTDLYFVSNQGKNKLYLNKGNLQFEDVSEAAGVEGYADWQTGVSMADVNGDGWLDIYVCAVGDYQGLEGANELYINNGADANGQVTFTEMAADYGLDFTGFSTQAAFFDYDRDSDMDIYLLNHAVHTSRSYDRVTARNLRDNEAGDILFENQLVSAEGNAPQGQPVKFKDVSEQAGIYGAAMGYGLGVVVSDMNNDGWDDIYVSNDFHEDDYYYINNGNGTFTESVKDHFRHLSRFSMGCDAADMNNDGYPDLMTLDMYPEDEVVEKTSMGEDPMDIFLYKLQFGYYNQYSRNCLQLSHAGQKFSDIGLMAGVAATDWSWSTLLADYDNDGIKDIFITNGIVRRPNNMDYIKFASTDSMFYAPRISKTLDQKAVAMMPDGKVHNYLYKGSDSLRFDDKSQSWGFAAPSISNGAVYADLDNDGDLELITNNINAPASIYRNKGEKLMGNNFLKVRLKGENPNAFGYGAKVLLKSKGKVQVQQLSPTRGFMSSVEPVLNFGLGKLTSVDTLVVIWGNQQVELKTNIKADTTLVLEQAAAQLPGTAYYSLFRAPAPLYEDVTESFQVNFKHQENNYLEFYRESLIPFQTSTEGPKIAVADVNGDGLDDFYIGGAKWQAGALYRQQPDGGFTATNQALFQADSTYEDVDAVFFDANNDKHPDLYVVSGGNEFYGEMKEQFDRLYLNDGKGNFSRSNALPALYDNKSCVRPFDFDKDGDLDLFVGGRVLGYQYGVSPNSYLLVNDGKGRFTDKTDALAPGLRKAGMVTDGVWTDYDNDGTTDLVVAGDWMALTVFQNKGNRFEKVTDPNGLNEATGFWQTVQAADFDKDGDMDLMAGNLGTNTKFRKKENGTLRMYVKDIDGNESLDHILAYQVDDNWYPVATKDELGKQLPLINKKFTDYKSYAGKSIEAIFDQDELKDAPMLDVNTFASVYWENTGDGQFKRHTLPREAQVSKLFAMHIADMNQDGNLDVITGGNLYGVSTYQGRYDASYGVLLQGNGKGNFEAMSLADAGFVLEGQVRDIKKLRTADGGELLLVARNNEPLQVFRKMEKAPVADHIAASTAMATKANP; from the coding sequence ATGCAACACCTTTTCACCCGATATATAAAGCACCGCCAAAGTCTGAGAGGAGTGGGAAGCATCTTTGCTTTTGCCTTGGCAACAGCCGCTTCCCTTACCGGCTGTCAGCCAAAGGCCAACGTGGCGGAGCATGCGCTTTTCGAGCCGCTTGATTCCACGCAGACGCACATCAGCTTCACCAACCAACTGCAGGACACCGACCAACTGAACATCCTGAGCTACCTGTACTTCTACAACGGCGCGGGCGTAGCCGCCGGGGACCTGAACAACGATGGCCAGACAGACCTGTACTTCGTCTCGAACCAGGGAAAAAATAAGCTCTACCTGAACAAAGGCAACCTGCAGTTCGAGGATGTGTCGGAGGCGGCCGGGGTGGAGGGTTATGCTGACTGGCAGACCGGCGTGAGCATGGCCGACGTGAACGGCGACGGTTGGCTGGATATATATGTCTGCGCGGTGGGCGACTACCAGGGCCTGGAGGGGGCAAACGAGCTATATATAAACAACGGCGCTGACGCCAACGGGCAGGTGACCTTTACCGAGATGGCTGCTGACTATGGCCTGGACTTCACCGGTTTCTCCACGCAGGCTGCCTTCTTCGACTATGACCGCGACAGTGATATGGATATATACCTGCTCAACCACGCCGTGCACACCTCCCGCAGCTACGACCGCGTGACCGCGCGCAACCTCCGCGACAACGAGGCAGGCGATATCCTCTTTGAAAACCAATTGGTTTCTGCCGAGGGAAATGCGCCGCAGGGGCAGCCAGTGAAATTCAAGGACGTGAGCGAGCAGGCAGGTATATATGGCGCGGCCATGGGCTACGGCCTCGGGGTGGTGGTGTCGGATATGAACAACGACGGCTGGGACGACATCTACGTGTCCAACGATTTCCATGAGGACGACTACTACTATATAAACAACGGCAACGGCACCTTCACCGAAAGCGTGAAAGACCACTTCCGGCACCTGAGCCGGTTCTCGATGGGCTGCGACGCGGCGGACATGAACAACGACGGCTATCCGGATTTGATGACTCTTGATATGTACCCCGAGGACGAGGTGGTGGAGAAGACATCGATGGGGGAGGACCCGATGGATATTTTCCTGTACAAGCTGCAGTTCGGCTACTACAACCAGTACAGCCGCAACTGCCTGCAGCTGAGCCATGCCGGGCAGAAATTCTCCGATATCGGCCTGATGGCCGGTGTGGCGGCAACCGACTGGAGCTGGAGCACGCTGCTAGCCGACTACGATAACGATGGCATCAAGGACATCTTCATCACCAACGGCATTGTGCGGCGGCCCAACAACATGGACTACATCAAGTTCGCCTCCACCGACTCCATGTTCTACGCGCCCAGGATTTCAAAGACCCTCGACCAGAAGGCTGTGGCCATGATGCCGGACGGCAAAGTCCACAACTACCTCTATAAAGGCTCCGACAGCCTGCGCTTTGATGACAAGTCGCAGAGCTGGGGTTTTGCCGCGCCCTCCATCTCCAACGGGGCGGTATATGCCGACCTGGACAATGACGGGGACCTGGAGCTCATCACCAACAACATCAACGCACCCGCCAGCATCTACAGAAACAAAGGCGAGAAGCTGATGGGCAACAATTTCCTGAAAGTCAGGCTGAAAGGGGAGAACCCAAACGCCTTCGGCTACGGGGCGAAAGTGCTGCTCAAAAGCAAGGGCAAGGTGCAGGTGCAGCAGCTGTCGCCCACAAGGGGATTTATGTCGTCGGTGGAGCCGGTCCTGAACTTCGGCCTGGGCAAGCTGACGAGCGTGGACACGCTGGTGGTGATTTGGGGAAACCAGCAGGTGGAGCTGAAGACAAACATCAAAGCCGACACCACGCTGGTGCTGGAGCAAGCCGCAGCGCAGCTTCCTGGCACCGCCTATTACAGTTTGTTCCGGGCACCCGCCCCGCTATATGAGGACGTGACGGAGAGCTTCCAGGTAAACTTTAAACACCAGGAAAACAACTACCTTGAGTTTTACCGCGAAAGCCTGATTCCGTTCCAGACCTCCACCGAAGGCCCGAAAATAGCGGTGGCCGATGTGAATGGGGACGGCCTCGATGACTTTTATATAGGCGGGGCCAAATGGCAGGCCGGGGCGCTGTATAGGCAGCAGCCGGATGGCGGTTTCACGGCCACGAACCAGGCGCTCTTCCAGGCAGATTCGACCTACGAGGACGTGGACGCTGTTTTCTTTGACGCCAATAACGACAAACACCCGGATTTATATGTGGTGAGCGGCGGAAACGAGTTCTATGGTGAGATGAAAGAACAGTTCGACCGACTGTACCTGAACGACGGCAAAGGCAACTTTTCCCGCAGCAACGCGCTGCCCGCCCTATACGACAACAAGAGCTGCGTGCGCCCCTTCGACTTCGATAAGGACGGCGACCTGGACCTGTTTGTCGGGGGGCGGGTGCTGGGCTACCAGTATGGCGTGTCGCCCAACTCGTACCTGCTCGTGAACGACGGCAAAGGCCGCTTCACCGACAAAACAGACGCCCTCGCACCCGGACTTCGAAAAGCCGGTATGGTGACTGACGGCGTGTGGACCGACTACGACAACGACGGCACGACCGACCTGGTAGTGGCGGGTGACTGGATGGCGCTGACTGTCTTCCAAAACAAGGGGAACAGGTTTGAGAAAGTGACGGACCCGAACGGGCTAAACGAGGCGACAGGGTTCTGGCAAACCGTGCAGGCCGCCGATTTTGATAAAGACGGCGATATGGATTTGATGGCCGGAAACCTGGGTACCAACACCAAGTTCAGGAAAAAGGAAAACGGCACCTTGCGGATGTATGTGAAGGACATCGACGGCAACGAGAGCCTGGACCATATCCTGGCCTATCAGGTAGACGACAACTGGTACCCGGTGGCCACCAAAGATGAGTTGGGAAAGCAGCTGCCGCTCATCAACAAAAAATTCACGGACTACAAAAGCTATGCGGGCAAATCCATAGAGGCTATTTTTGACCAGGACGAGCTGAAGGATGCGCCAATGCTGGATGTGAACACCTTTGCGTCTGTCTATTGGGAGAACACCGGCGATGGGCAGTTCAAAAGGCATACCCTGCCACGGGAGGCGCAGGTTTCCAAACTGTTTGCCATGCACATAGCCGATATGAACCAGGACGGCAACCTGGATGTCATAACAGGCGGCAACCTATATGGCGTGAGCACCTACCAGGGGCGGTATGATGCCAGTTACGGTGTGCTGCTACAAGGGAACGGGAAAGGGAATTTTGAGGCGATGAGTCTGGCCGACGCCGGGTTTGTGCTGGAAGGCCAGGTGCGGGACATCAAAAAGCTGCGCACAGCCGATGGCGGAGAACTGCTGCTGGTGGCCCGCAACAACGAGCCGCTGCAGGTGTTCAGGAAAATGGAAAAAGCGCCTGTCGCTGACCATATAGCCGCAAGCACTGCCATGGCAACCAAAGCCAACCCCTGA
- a CDS encoding vanadium-dependent haloperoxidase, whose protein sequence is MKKQQILTAFLFLFLGAMGGCQQKDVDYTKAAANPAFLHQSVDKLTEVITHDIFSPPVASRIYAYPQVAAYEVLRHDFPEYQSLAGQLNGFEGIPQPAPDSAYCFPLASLNAFLTVSRSFIFSAHMLDEYEAQLYEKYREMGVPEEVYNRSIRYGQAAAKSIVAYAAEDGYKQTRGFRHTVSQEPGHWAPTPPAYMDAIEPFWYKVRPFVIDSCNQFAPVKPSSYSTDKESDFYKEVMEVYTATTNLTDEQRQIASFWDCNPFVMHTTGHVMYATKKITPGGHWLGITGIATRQADADMMETLEAYTRVSVALADGFISCWDEKYRSDRIRPETAINTLVDEKWVPLLQTPPFPEYPSGHSVISNAAAVVLTDLYGPSFSYIDSTEVAYGLPVRSFTSFNQAAEEAAISRLYGGIHYMPAIVNGAEEGKQVGTYIVSKLNTRKGSGKAVAVKE, encoded by the coding sequence GTGAAAAAGCAACAGATACTGACCGCCTTCCTTTTTTTGTTTCTGGGAGCCATGGGCGGCTGCCAGCAAAAGGACGTGGATTACACCAAGGCTGCTGCAAACCCTGCCTTTCTGCACCAGTCCGTGGACAAGCTGACGGAGGTGATTACGCACGACATTTTTTCGCCGCCCGTTGCCAGCCGCATTTATGCCTACCCGCAGGTGGCTGCCTACGAGGTGCTGCGGCACGACTTCCCGGAGTATCAGTCGCTGGCGGGGCAGCTGAACGGATTTGAAGGCATCCCGCAGCCTGCGCCGGACTCGGCCTATTGCTTTCCGCTGGCCAGCCTCAATGCCTTCCTGACCGTCAGCCGCAGCTTTATTTTCTCTGCCCATATGCTCGACGAATACGAAGCGCAGCTGTATGAAAAGTACCGGGAGATGGGCGTGCCGGAGGAGGTTTACAACCGCTCCATCCGCTACGGACAGGCCGCCGCCAAAAGCATCGTCGCCTACGCCGCAGAAGACGGCTACAAACAGACAAGAGGCTTCCGCCACACCGTGTCCCAGGAGCCGGGACACTGGGCACCCACGCCCCCGGCCTATATGGATGCCATTGAACCTTTCTGGTACAAGGTACGCCCCTTCGTCATCGACTCCTGCAACCAGTTTGCCCCCGTCAAGCCGTCCAGCTACAGCACCGACAAGGAGAGTGATTTCTACAAGGAGGTCATGGAGGTATATACCGCCACCACCAACCTGACGGACGAGCAGCGGCAGATTGCGAGCTTCTGGGACTGCAACCCCTTTGTGATGCACACTACCGGGCACGTGATGTACGCCACCAAGAAAATCACGCCCGGCGGCCATTGGCTGGGCATTACCGGCATCGCCACCCGCCAGGCGGACGCTGATATGATGGAGACGCTGGAAGCCTATACCCGTGTGTCGGTGGCGCTGGCCGATGGGTTCATCAGCTGCTGGGACGAGAAATACCGCAGTGACCGTATCCGCCCCGAAACCGCCATCAACACGCTGGTGGATGAGAAATGGGTGCCGCTCCTCCAGACACCGCCCTTTCCGGAATACCCCAGCGGCCACAGTGTTATCTCCAACGCCGCCGCCGTGGTTCTTACTGATCTATATGGCCCCTCCTTTTCCTATATAGATTCCACTGAGGTGGCCTACGGATTGCCAGTGAGGTCTTTCACGTCCTTTAACCAGGCGGCCGAGGAAGCCGCCATCAGCAGGCTGTATGGTGGCATCCATTATATGCCGGCCATTGTAAACGGAGCGGAGGAAGGAAAACAGGTGGGTACTTATATCGTCTCAAAGCTGAACACCCGCAAAGGTTCAGGCAAGGCCGTGGCTGTAAAGGAATAG
- a CDS encoding cupin domain-containing protein has protein sequence MPTQDDKQQLFKEIEQQLTAQGFHIDKQDQSRPWGGFFVIDESQAQQFADTYFEGMSVDKLKISGKLSPKMLVVAPDKRLSWQYHHRRAEIWKAVRGTVGVVTSDTDEEGEMKTLHPGDYITLKQGERHRLVGLKEWGVLAEIWQHTDAENPSNEDDIVRVQDDFGR, from the coding sequence ATGCCGACCCAAGACGACAAGCAGCAGCTTTTTAAGGAAATAGAGCAGCAACTAACCGCACAGGGCTTTCACATCGACAAGCAGGACCAAAGCAGGCCCTGGGGAGGCTTCTTTGTGATTGACGAGAGTCAGGCGCAGCAGTTTGCAGATACCTACTTCGAAGGGATGTCGGTGGACAAGCTGAAAATATCTGGCAAGTTGAGCCCGAAGATGCTGGTGGTGGCGCCGGATAAACGCTTGTCGTGGCAGTACCACCACCGTCGCGCCGAGATATGGAAAGCCGTTCGTGGCACTGTGGGCGTCGTGACCAGCGATACAGACGAAGAAGGCGAGATGAAAACGCTGCACCCCGGCGATTACATCACCCTGAAGCAGGGCGAGCGCCACCGCCTGGTGGGTCTTAAGGAGTGGGGCGTGCTGGCTGAGATATGGCAGCACACCGATGCGGAGAATCCATCCAACGAAGACGATATTGTGCGCGTGCAGGATGATTTCGGCCGCTAA